The genome window GGCCTCAAAACGCTGGAGGCGCTGGACGATCAGTACGCCATGCCGGCGGTCATCGAACCCAATATCCACGGTTTTGAAGAAGTGTATTCAAACGGTATAACGGTATAACAAGGAGAAACGAACCATGGCGGTAAAAGTAAGGATTCCCACCCCCCTGATGAAGCTCACCAACAACCAGAGTGAAGTTGCAGCCAACGGGGGCACCATCGCGGAGTTGCTCAGCGACCTCGAATCCCAGTTCAACGGGATCAAGGAACGCATCTGCGAGGAGAACGGAACGCCACGCCGTTTCATCAACATCTACCTGAACGAAGAAGACATCCGCTTCCTGGAAGGCGAGCAGACCAAGCTCAAGGACGGCGACGAAGTCTCCATCATCCCCGCCATCGCCGGAGGCCGGTAGAGTCGTTCATGGATTTCAGCGACGAACAGATCGAGCGCTACAGCCGCCACATCATCCTCCCGGAGGTCGGCGGCATCGGCCAGGCCAAGCTGCTGGACGCGCGCGTGCTGTTGATCGGCGCCGGGGGTCTGGGTTCGCCCGCGGGCTACTACCTTGCGGCGGCGGGCATCGGCCATATCGGCATCATCGATTTCGATACGGTGGACCTCAGCAATCTGCAACGGCAGATCCTGCACAACACCGAGCGCGTCGGCATGCTCAAAACCGAGTCCGCCAAAAAAACCATTCAGGCGCTGAATCCGGACGTGCAGGTGACGGTGTTCAACGAGCGTCTCTCCTCCCAGAACATCCGCGGCATTTTTGAAGATTACGATTACGTGCTGGACGGCACCGACAATTTTTCCACCCGCTTTCTCATCAACGACGCCTGCGTGCTGATGGGAAAAACCAACATCCACGGCAGCATCTTCCGTTTCGAGGGACAGGCCACCATTTTTCAGCCGGGTGCGGGGCCCTGTTACCGCTGCCTGTACCCGGAACCGCCCCCGCCGGGACTGGTGCCGAACTGCCAGGAAGGCGGTGTGCTGGGAGTGCTGGCCGGCATCATCGGCAACATCCAGGCCGTGGAAACGATCAAACTGATTCTGGGCATCGGTTCGCCTCTGGTGGGGCAGTTGCTCATTTACGACGCGTTGAAAACCGAGTTTCGCAAAATGAATTTGAAGCGGGATGTCCACTGCCCTGTATGTGGTGAACAGCCCACCATCACTGAGTTCATTGATTACGAAGAGTTTTGCGGCACCCGGTGAATTGACAACCCTGTTTTCACTTAAAACCCGGTTCGGGCTCCCTGCAAGCCTGGGTTTTGATATACAATTTAAGTGTTATGTCTAAGGTAAAGATATCCGAGGAAGTGCTGGCGCCGGCCTGCCCGGTGATCATGGACGAATCGGTCCTGAAAAAGATCGGCAACACACCGATGATCCCGATTCAGAACCTCACCCGGGATTTTCCGGACGTGGAGATCTACGCCAAGGCCGAGTGGCGCAATGCAGGCGGCTCCGTCAAGTCCCGCCCCGCGCTGCAAATGATCGAAGATGGCGAAGCCTCCGGCAAGCTCACCAAGAATAAAATCATCATCGACTCCACCAGCGGCAACACCGGCATCGCCTACGCCCTGATCGGCAAGATCAAGGGCTACCGCGTGAAACTGGTCATGCCCGCCAACGTGAGCAAGGAACGCAAGGGCATGATGGCCGACTTCTACGGCGCGGAAATCGTCACTTCCAGCCCGTTCGAAGGCTCCGATGGCGCCATCCTGCTCGCACGCGAAATCTACGAGCGCAATCCGGACGCGTACTTCATGCCGGACCAGTACAACAACGATTCCAACTGGCGCGCCCATTATCTGCACACGGCCAACGAGATCTGGAAACAGACCGACGGCCGCATCACGCATTTCTGCGCGGGCATCGGCACCGGCGGCACCATCATGGGCAACACGCGCCGCTTCCGCGAACTGAACCCGGACATCAAGTGCCACCCCATCGAACCGGCGGAAGAGCTGCACGGCATCGAAGGCCTCAAGCACATGGCCTCGTCCATCGTGCCCGGCATCTATAAAGAAGAGGAGTTGGACAGCAAGATCAGCGTCGCCACGGAAGAAGCCTACGACATGGTCGAGCAGTTGGAAAAAGAGGAAGGCATCCTGGTGGGCCATTCCTCGGCGGGAGCCATGGTGGGTGCGCTGCGTCTGGCCTCCCAGATCAAAAAAGGCGTCATCGTCACCGTCTTCCCCGACAGTTGCGATACCAGTTACATCAATTTTGGTAAATTCAAGGAACAATACGAGACCCACTCTTCGGCGACCCCCAAGCCGGACAGTTGAGCCGTACTCCCCCGCAAGGACACACATGGGTCGTTTCACCCGTCACGTATTCATCTGCAACAACCAGCGCAAGGAAGACGACCCGCGCGGCTGTTGCCAGTCACGCGGTGCGATGGATTTGCTCGACCATATCAAAAAACGCGTCCACGACAGCGGCCTGAAAGGCAAGATCCGCATCAACAAGGCCGGATGCCTGGACGCCTGCCAGTACGGCCCCTCCATGGTGGTGTACCCGGACGACGTCTGGTACTCCCCGCAAACGGTGGAAGACATGGAAGAAATCTTCACCGAACACCTGCAGAACGGCCGCGTTGTCGAGCGGCTGGTCATCGACTTCTCCCGCAAATAACGATTGGGCTTGTGCCCGCCCCCCGTTGACTTATACTTGGGGCATGGTTTCCAACCTCCTCATCATCGGCGGTACGGGAATGCTCGGCCACCCTGTCGCGCGTAAATTCCAAAAAGAAGGCTGTGCCGTGCGTGTGCTCACCCGCAACCTGGACCGGGCGCGCGAGGTGCTGGGGGACGGGTTCGACCTGCGTCAGGGCGACGTGGAAGATCCGGCGTCGCTCGACCGCGCACTCGCAGGCTGTGACGGCGTTCACATCAACCTGCAGGGCGGCAACAGCGACCGTCAGCTGGAAGCCATCGAGTACCGGGGCACGCTCAATATCCTCGGGGCCGCTGAAAAAGCCGGGGTGCAACGCCTGTCCACCATCTCCTACGCCGTCGATCTGGAGAACCACCCGCACGTGCCTTACGCCTCGGTGAAACATCGTACCGAAACCGCCGTTGCCAAAAGCCCCATCCCGCACACCATCTTCCGCGGCTCGCAGTTCATGGAATCCCTGCCGCTGTATTTTCGCGATCACACGCCCTGCCTCATCGGCAAACAGCCGCACCACTACCACTGGGTGGCGGCGGACGATTACGCCCACATGGTGTTCAATGCATACCAACTGAAAGAAACGGTCGGCCGGCAGTTCGACATCTTTGGCCCGGAAGCCATGACCATGGAAGAGGCGCTCCTGCGCTATTGCGCGGCCATGCACGGGAAGCAGGAAATCACCCGCATCCCCATCTGGGCGATGAAGCTCATGGGCTATTTGATGTTCGACCGGAGAATCCGCTTCGTCGCGGAGCTGATGGAGTTTTTCAGCCGCGCCGGGGAGCACGGCAACCCGATCGAGGCCAATCGATTGCTCGGCGCACCCACCACCACGCTGGAACAATGGTGCGAACAACGAAAGGCCGAACGGCGGGGAGACCTGCCGGAAGAGGCATGAACATCCCGCATGAGATTCTTCAGAGCTGAACCGTTTCCACTTTCACGCGTGCCGTGCCCTTGCCGTCGAAGCCCAGCCGCTTGGCCGCGCCGTGGCTGAGATCGATGATGCGCAGCCCGGATTGGGGGTTGTGGTCGCTGGGAAACGGACCGCGATCATTGACGCGCACGATGATGGATCGGCCGTTCTCCAGATTGGTGACGCGCACATTGGTGGGCAGTGGCAGGAACTTGTGCGCGGCGGAGAGTCCGTCAGGGTTGAACGCCTCACCATTGGCGGTCATGTGGCCGTCGTCCTGATCGTAGGTCTCCTGCCCGTACCAGGACGCGATGCCAACCTCGGTGTAGCTTTCGGCCTGTTTGACGCTCATCGGATAATACTTCTGCCCCTTCACCGTGTACGGAGAATTTTTGACGCGGCCGAGGCGGATGGCTTCTTTCACCGGCAGGCCGTCGATGGTGTCGATCTCGTCGTTCATCAGCGGCCAGTCGAGCGGCGCGGTGACGACATCGAAAGTGAACTCGCCGATCTTGTACGTCGCCTTGCCGGTGTAGTACACCACCTTCACCGCGTTCTTGCCGATGTAATAGACACCCTTGACGGTGCCCTTCACCACTTTGTACGTGCCCTCGATGACCGTGCAGGCGGACACCCCCATCAGCACCGCACCCATCACCCACAACCGTCCCACCTGTTTCATGCCTCACCCTGAACAGTTCATAACTCATTGAAAATTATAGAGAATTTTTATCGACAGGGCAACCCTGCAGGCACTCCTGGTGCCCCCCCGCACGGCTTTGAATCGCGACGCTGCGTCCAAATTGGCAACCCCCCGGACGCAGCCCGGTCCTTTCTCCCCCAAGCGGGAGAAGGCCAGGATGAGGGAGATTTCTAATTTTTTCTTTTGCTGGTGATGAAATCGCCGTGGACCCCGCCCGCCCCCGGAAAGGCGACCTGATTCGGACACATCGTCCAAACGGCAAACGTTTTTGCGCGCAGGTCACGGCCCTTTCGTCAGGTCGGATTGCAGTTTGAGCAGATTGTAGTAGGTGCCTCTCTGCTTGATGAGTTCCTGCCGTGTGCCGAACTCCACCACCCGGCCGTGGCGCAGCACCAGCACCTTGTCCACGTGTTGCAAGGTGGACAGGCGGTGCGCGATGATGATCGACGTGCGGCCCCGGATCAGCTTCTGCATGGCGTCCTGAATTTTTTTCTCCGTCTCCGTATCGACGTTGGACGTGGCTTCATCGAGAATCAGGATGCGCGGATTGAACGCCAGCGCCCGCGCGAACGACAGCAGTTGCTTCTGTCCCAGCGATAAACTGTTGCCCCCTTCCATCAAAGGCTGTTCGTACTTGTGCGGCAGGTTCTCGATGAAATGATGCGAATTCACGGCGTGAGCGATGGACTCGATTTCCTCGACGCCCAGGTCGGTGTTGCCGAGGCGAATGTTCTCCAGAATGTTGCGTGCGAACAGGAACACGTCCTGCTGCACCAGCGCCATCTGGCTGCGCAGCGCGTACTTGTCCACCTCCGCCAGCGAGGCGCCATCGACGCGGATCGCGCCTTTTTGAATGTCATAGAAACGGTAGAGGGTGTTGACGATGGTGGTCTTGCCTGAGCCCGTCGCGCCGACAATCGCCAGACTCTCCCCCGGTTCCAGCGCGAACGACACGTCCTGCAGCACGTAGTCTTCATTTTTGTACGCGAACCACACATTTTCAAATTCCACCCGGCCTTCGATTTTCGGCAGCGGTTTCGGTTGCGCAGGATTCTGCATGTCTTCCGGCGTGTCGAGCAATTCGAAGATGCGTTCGGACGAAGCCATCGCCGTCTGGATGATGTTGAACTTTTCCGCGAGGTCGCGGATGGGTTCAAAAAACTTGTGCAGGTATTGCATGAACGCCACCAGGACGCCCAGCTCCACTTCGTTCTGCACGAAGCGGCCGCCGCCGTACCAGATGACCAGGCCCATGCCAATGGCGCTGAACACGTCGATCGACGGCAGATACACGGAGTTGTAAAACAGCGAACGCAGGTCCTCAGACAGTTTCGAGCGGCTGACTCCGGTGAACTCGCGGTAGCGGTTGTCTTCCTGATTGAACATCTGCACCGTGTTCATACCCGACAGGTTCTCTTCCAACAGAGTATTGAGCTTGGTCACGTGCGCCCGGTTTTTGCGCAGCGCGTCGCGGGCGCGCGTGCGGTAGGCATTGGTCGCGAGATACAAGAACGGAAACACCGCGCACACCACGAGCATCAACCGCCAATCGAGATACGCCAGCATGAAAAAGATGCCGACCAGCGTGAACAGGTCGCTGAACACGAGGATCAATCCTGAAGTCAGCATTTCGTTCAGCACTTCGATGTCGTTGACGGTACGTGTGATCATCTTGCCGATGGGGTTGCGGTCGAAAAATTTAAACGACATCTTGTGCAGGTGACCGAACACCTGCGTGCGCAGGTCGTACATCACACGCTGGCCGATGAACTGGATGGTGTAATACTGGAAGAACTGGCAGACGAAGGCCGTCACCAGCACCACGATATAGATCAGCGCAATCCGGTCGAGCCCGGCGTAGTCGCCCACTTTAATGTGGTCGTCGATGGCGATCTTGGTGAGATACGGTCCGGCGAGGTTGAGCAATGACACGGCCAGCAGCAGGAACACCGACAACACCACCAGCTTGCCGTACGGACGCAGGTAGCGGAGAATGCGCGTGAACAGCGGCCAGTCGTAATAACGGTCCTCCAGTGTTTCTTCCCATTCGTTCATTGCAACAGGATCTCCATTTCACGCGCCAGGGCCTGGTTGGTGTAGATGCGCCGGTACACGCCATCTTGCTGCATCAGCCGTTCATGCGCGCCTTCCTCCAGAATTTTTCCATCGCCCAGCACCACCACCCGGTCCACCTGCCGGGCCAAAGACAGACGGTGCGTGACGATCAACGTCGTCGTGCCTGTGATGGAAGACCGGATGTTTTTGAGGATGATCGATTCGGTTTCCACATCAAGACTGGAGAAGGCGTCGTCCAGAATCAGGATGCGCGGCTTGCGGATCAATGCACGCGCCAGCGCGATACGTTGTTTCTGTCCGCCGGAAACGGACACACCGCGTTCGCCCACCACGGTGTCGAGTCCTTGCGGAAAACGTTCCAGGTCCGGCGTCAGGTGCACACAACGCACCATCGCCTCGATCTCCTCGTCCGTCGCTTCCGGCCGGGCCAGCGCAATGTTGTTGCGGATGGTGGTGGAAAACAGAAACGGTTCCTGCTCAACGTACCCGATATGACGCCGCAGCGCCGTCGCCGGGATGTCGCACAGAGGTTTGCCATCCAGCAGAAGACTGCCGGGCAGAGCGTCGTACATTCTCGGGATCAACTGCATCAAGGTCGATTTGCCGGCACCGATCATGCCGATGAAAGCGACGCTCGTGCCCGCCTCGATATTCAAGTCGATGCCGTCCAGTGCCTTCGCCTCGTTGTTCGGATAGGAAAATGTCAGACCGGTGATTTCCAGATCGCCCCGGATATCTGCCTCCCTCTCCTCCGTGTCGGCTTTGATGAGCGACGATTGCGCATCGAGGATATGTTGAATGCGGCGCATGGCGGTGACGC of Nitrospina watsonii contains these proteins:
- the moeB gene encoding molybdopterin-synthase adenylyltransferase MoeB, encoding MDFSDEQIERYSRHIILPEVGGIGQAKLLDARVLLIGAGGLGSPAGYYLAAAGIGHIGIIDFDTVDLSNLQRQILHNTERVGMLKTESAKKTIQALNPDVQVTVFNERLSSQNIRGIFEDYDYVLDGTDNFSTRFLINDACVLMGKTNIHGSIFRFEGQATIFQPGAGPCYRCLYPEPPPPGLVPNCQEGGVLGVLAGIIGNIQAVETIKLILGIGSPLVGQLLIYDALKTEFRKMNLKRDVHCPVCGEQPTITEFIDYEEFCGTR
- a CDS encoding SDR family oxidoreductase; translated protein: MVSNLLIIGGTGMLGHPVARKFQKEGCAVRVLTRNLDRAREVLGDGFDLRQGDVEDPASLDRALAGCDGVHINLQGGNSDRQLEAIEYRGTLNILGAAEKAGVQRLSTISYAVDLENHPHVPYASVKHRTETAVAKSPIPHTIFRGSQFMESLPLYFRDHTPCLIGKQPHHYHWVAADDYAHMVFNAYQLKETVGRQFDIFGPEAMTMEEALLRYCAAMHGKQEITRIPIWAMKLMGYLMFDRRIRFVAELMEFFSRAGEHGNPIEANRLLGAPTTTLEQWCEQRKAERRGDLPEEA
- a CDS encoding (2Fe-2S) ferredoxin domain-containing protein, translated to MGRFTRHVFICNNQRKEDDPRGCCQSRGAMDLLDHIKKRVHDSGLKGKIRINKAGCLDACQYGPSMVVYPDDVWYSPQTVEDMEEIFTEHLQNGRVVERLVIDFSRK
- a CDS encoding ABC transporter ATP-binding protein, translated to MNEWEETLEDRYYDWPLFTRILRYLRPYGKLVVLSVFLLLAVSLLNLAGPYLTKIAIDDHIKVGDYAGLDRIALIYIVVLVTAFVCQFFQYYTIQFIGQRVMYDLRTQVFGHLHKMSFKFFDRNPIGKMITRTVNDIEVLNEMLTSGLILVFSDLFTLVGIFFMLAYLDWRLMLVVCAVFPFLYLATNAYRTRARDALRKNRAHVTKLNTLLEENLSGMNTVQMFNQEDNRYREFTGVSRSKLSEDLRSLFYNSVYLPSIDVFSAIGMGLVIWYGGGRFVQNEVELGVLVAFMQYLHKFFEPIRDLAEKFNIIQTAMASSERIFELLDTPEDMQNPAQPKPLPKIEGRVEFENVWFAYKNEDYVLQDVSFALEPGESLAIVGATGSGKTTIVNTLYRFYDIQKGAIRVDGASLAEVDKYALRSQMALVQQDVFLFARNILENIRLGNTDLGVEEIESIAHAVNSHHFIENLPHKYEQPLMEGGNSLSLGQKQLLSFARALAFNPRILILDEATSNVDTETEKKIQDAMQKLIRGRTSIIIAHRLSTLQHVDKVLVLRHGRVVEFGTRQELIKQRGTYYNLLKLQSDLTKGP
- a CDS encoding PLP-dependent cysteine synthase family protein; the encoded protein is MSKVKISEEVLAPACPVIMDESVLKKIGNTPMIPIQNLTRDFPDVEIYAKAEWRNAGGSVKSRPALQMIEDGEASGKLTKNKIIIDSTSGNTGIAYALIGKIKGYRVKLVMPANVSKERKGMMADFYGAEIVTSSPFEGSDGAILLAREIYERNPDAYFMPDQYNNDSNWRAHYLHTANEIWKQTDGRITHFCAGIGTGGTIMGNTRRFRELNPDIKCHPIEPAEELHGIEGLKHMASSIVPGIYKEEELDSKISVATEEAYDMVEQLEKEEGILVGHSSAGAMVGALRLASQIKKGVIVTVFPDSCDTSYINFGKFKEQYETHSSATPKPDS
- a CDS encoding MoaD/ThiS family protein, producing MAVKVRIPTPLMKLTNNQSEVAANGGTIAELLSDLESQFNGIKERICEENGTPRRFINIYLNEEDIRFLEGEQTKLKDGDEVSIIPAIAGGR
- a CDS encoding septal ring lytic transglycosylase RlpA family protein, whose protein sequence is MKQVGRLWVMGAVLMGVSACTVIEGTYKVVKGTVKGVYYIGKNAVKVVYYTGKATYKIGEFTFDVVTAPLDWPLMNDEIDTIDGLPVKEAIRLGRVKNSPYTVKGQKYYPMSVKQAESYTEVGIASWYGQETYDQDDGHMTANGEAFNPDGLSAAHKFLPLPTNVRVTNLENGRSIIVRVNDRGPFPSDHNPQSGLRIIDLSHGAAKRLGFDGKGTARVKVETVQL